The Amycolatopsis mongoliensis genome includes a window with the following:
- the yidC gene encoding membrane protein insertase YidC, which yields MLDFIYYPVSFILWCWHKVFGFVFGEATAISWILGIIFLTFTVRGIMFKPFVNQVRSMKKMQDFAPEMKKVQKKYANDRQRQAQEMQKLQREHGVNPLGSCLPMLLQIPVFIGLNWVLRAFTIQPKDGSPKTENYFFNQHDVQSYVNAKLFGVNIGEAIHNGVTAIGGSGASGWHWNVLPVALPLMIVASIATHLTARHSVARQNAASATPQTAIMNKLTMYVFPLGVLVFGALFPLGLLFYWLANNGWTLMQQRLVYTKIDKEEAARKAEAAEKRASLGPKPGQKPAAPKVGQKPVQQKKNQSAQGGSQKKVTKAGSAHGFAQTSAAQASAASESAKAADQTPADTNGQNGSKDNGTGVPGLLKDSTRKSGRKRR from the coding sequence GTGCTCGATTTCATCTACTACCCCGTGTCCTTCATCCTCTGGTGTTGGCACAAGGTCTTCGGGTTCGTCTTCGGTGAAGCGACGGCGATCTCCTGGATCCTCGGCATCATCTTCCTGACGTTCACCGTCCGCGGCATCATGTTCAAGCCGTTCGTGAACCAGGTCCGGTCGATGAAGAAGATGCAGGACTTCGCGCCGGAGATGAAGAAGGTCCAGAAGAAGTACGCGAACGACCGGCAGCGCCAAGCGCAGGAGATGCAGAAGCTCCAGCGCGAGCACGGGGTCAACCCGCTCGGCAGCTGCCTGCCGATGCTGCTGCAGATCCCGGTGTTCATCGGTCTGAACTGGGTCCTGCGCGCCTTCACGATCCAGCCGAAGGACGGCAGCCCCAAGACCGAGAACTACTTCTTCAACCAGCACGACGTCCAGTCGTACGTCAACGCGAAGCTGTTCGGCGTCAACATCGGCGAGGCGATCCACAACGGCGTCACCGCGATCGGTGGCTCGGGTGCGTCGGGCTGGCACTGGAACGTGCTGCCGGTGGCGCTGCCGCTGATGATCGTCGCGTCCATCGCCACGCACCTCACCGCGCGGCACTCGGTGGCCCGGCAGAACGCCGCGTCGGCCACCCCGCAGACCGCGATCATGAACAAGCTGACGATGTACGTGTTCCCGCTCGGTGTGCTCGTCTTCGGTGCGCTGTTCCCGCTCGGCCTCCTCTTCTACTGGCTGGCGAACAACGGCTGGACCCTGATGCAGCAGCGCCTCGTCTACACGAAGATCGACAAGGAAGAGGCGGCCCGCAAGGCGGAGGCCGCCGAGAAGCGCGCGTCGCTCGGCCCGAAGCCGGGGCAGAAGCCGGCCGCGCCGAAGGTCGGCCAGAAGCCGGTCCAGCAGAAGAAGAACCAGTCCGCGCAGGGCGGCTCGCAGAAGAAGGTCACGAAGGCCGGCTCGGCGCACGGCTTCGCCCAGACCTCCGCTGCGCAGGCCTCGGCCGCGAGCGAGTCCGCGAAGGCGGCTGACCAGACCCCGGCCGACACCAACGGCCAGAACGGCTCGAAGGACAACGGCACGGGCGTGCCGGGCCTTCTCAAAGACTCGACCAGGAAGTCGGGCCGGAAGCGCCGCTGA
- a CDS encoding ParB/RepB/Spo0J family partition protein — translation MTERRGGLGRGLAALIPTGPTGGGGPLPAPADATAAEKKAAEDKGWFAANGQAKTHGGEVAGAVYREIPISSIKPNPKQPRQVFDEDALSELEHSIREFGLMQPIVVRELGGDEYELVMGERRLRASQQADLEAIPAIVRQTADESMLRDALLENIHRVQLNPLEEAAAYQQLLDEFAVTHEELASRIGRSRPVITNTIRLLKLPLPVQRRVAAGVLSAGHARALLSLEDAESQEELAARIIAEGMSVRATEEAVTLKKSEKPAKPKPAARKPIQAPGLQELANRLSDRFDTRVKVDLGRRKGRITLEFGSVDDLERIVAIIDANGANQTPNSD, via the coding sequence ATGACCGAGCGCAGAGGAGGGCTGGGGCGCGGCCTCGCCGCTCTCATCCCGACCGGACCCACCGGTGGTGGCGGTCCCCTGCCCGCCCCCGCCGACGCCACGGCGGCGGAGAAGAAGGCGGCCGAGGACAAGGGCTGGTTCGCGGCGAACGGTCAGGCGAAGACGCACGGGGGCGAGGTCGCCGGCGCGGTCTACCGCGAGATCCCGATCAGCTCGATCAAGCCGAACCCGAAGCAGCCGCGCCAGGTCTTCGACGAAGACGCGCTCTCCGAACTCGAGCATTCGATTCGCGAGTTCGGGCTCATGCAGCCCATCGTCGTCCGCGAGCTCGGGGGCGACGAGTACGAGCTCGTCATGGGCGAGCGGCGGCTGCGCGCGTCGCAGCAGGCGGACCTCGAAGCGATCCCGGCGATCGTCCGGCAGACCGCCGACGAGTCGATGCTGCGCGACGCGCTCCTGGAGAACATCCACCGCGTCCAGCTGAACCCGCTCGAAGAAGCAGCGGCGTACCAGCAGCTGCTCGACGAGTTCGCCGTCACGCACGAGGAGCTGGCGAGCCGGATCGGCCGCAGCCGGCCGGTCATCACCAACACGATCCGGCTCCTCAAGCTCCCCCTGCCGGTGCAGCGCCGGGTGGCCGCGGGCGTCCTGTCCGCCGGCCACGCCCGCGCGCTGCTCTCGCTGGAGGACGCCGAGAGCCAGGAAGAGCTCGCCGCCCGCATCATCGCGGAAGGCATGTCGGTCCGGGCGACCGAGGAAGCCGTCACGCTCAAGAAGAGCGAGAAGCCGGCCAAGCCGAAGCCCGCCGCGCGCAAGCCGATCCAGGCGCCGGGGTTGCAGGAGCTCGCGAACCGCCTCTCGGACCGGTTCGACACCCGGGTGAAGGTCGACCTCGGCCGCCGCAAGGGCCGGATCACACTCGAGTTCGGCTCGGTCGACGACCTCGAACGCATCGTCGCGATCATCGACGCGAATGGGGCGAATCAGACACCGAATTCCGATTAG
- a CDS encoding GNAT family N-acetyltransferase: MSRRVVGVTLDNLEHLPKSCRRCVYWELAPHLKNQAEEFGATEVEKEAWVSSVLLEWGSCGRIVYSDTLPVGFVLYAPPNAVPRSLAFPTSPPSADAVLLTAFQVLPEFRGGGLGRMLVQAVAKDLTKRGVRAIEAFGDARPEESDPDGGHSCVLPAAFLQSVGFKTVRPHQKWPRLRLELRSAITWKEDVEAALERLLGQVTITTAEPSLGRA, translated from the coding sequence GTGTCGCGTCGCGTCGTGGGCGTCACACTGGACAACCTGGAGCACCTGCCGAAGAGCTGCCGCAGGTGCGTTTACTGGGAGCTGGCCCCGCACCTGAAGAACCAGGCCGAGGAGTTCGGCGCCACCGAGGTCGAGAAAGAAGCCTGGGTTTCGAGCGTCCTGCTCGAGTGGGGGTCCTGCGGCCGCATCGTCTACAGCGACACGCTGCCGGTCGGGTTCGTGCTGTACGCCCCGCCGAACGCCGTCCCGCGCTCGCTGGCCTTCCCGACGTCCCCGCCGAGCGCGGACGCAGTCCTGCTGACGGCGTTCCAGGTGCTCCCGGAGTTCCGCGGCGGCGGCCTCGGCCGGATGCTGGTCCAGGCGGTCGCCAAGGACCTGACGAAGCGCGGCGTGCGTGCGATCGAGGCGTTCGGCGACGCGCGTCCCGAGGAGTCGGACCCGGACGGCGGCCACAGCTGCGTGCTGCCGGCGGCGTTCCTGCAGAGCGTGGGCTTCAAGACGGTCCGTCCGCACCAGAAGTGGCCGCGCCTGCGCCTGGAGCTGCGCTCGGCGATCACCTGGAAGGAAGACGTCGAAGCGGCGCTGGAACGGCTGCTCGGCCAGGTGACGATCACCACGGCCGAGCCGAGCCTCGGGCGCGCCTGA
- a CDS encoding DUF6886 family protein, whose amino-acid sequence MRPAPGEVVHFSEDPTITRFEPHVAATAQQPEAYVWAVDTGRAPDYWFPRQCPRAMAWVVPATTEADRSSLGAARVHAIEYGWLAAMRSVRLYAYRFAASPFRPFGAHAHAMVATKPASPPGPPEPVGDLLALHADAGIELRVLGNLWGFVDAVSRSSLGFSGIRLQNARPRPGELHP is encoded by the coding sequence ATGCGCCCGGCGCCCGGCGAGGTAGTCCACTTCTCGGAAGACCCGACGATCACCCGCTTCGAACCCCACGTGGCCGCGACGGCTCAGCAGCCGGAGGCGTACGTCTGGGCGGTCGACACGGGGCGGGCACCCGACTACTGGTTCCCGCGGCAGTGCCCGCGCGCGATGGCTTGGGTGGTCCCGGCGACGACCGAGGCGGACCGCTCGTCGCTCGGTGCGGCCCGGGTGCACGCGATCGAGTACGGCTGGCTCGCGGCGATGCGATCGGTGCGGTTGTACGCGTACCGGTTCGCCGCGTCGCCCTTCCGCCCGTTCGGTGCGCACGCCCACGCGATGGTGGCGACCAAGCCGGCCTCGCCGCCCGGCCCGCCGGAACCGGTGGGTGATCTGCTCGCGCTCCACGCCGACGCGGGGATCGAGCTGAGGGTGCTGGGGAACCTGTGGGGGTTCGTCGACGCGGTGTCGAGGAGCTCGCTCGGCTTCAGCGGCATCCGGCTGCAGAACGCCCGGCCGCGTCCCGGGGAATTACACCCGTGA
- the dnaA gene encoding chromosomal replication initiator protein DnaA: MSEHQHNLGVIWEQVVRELSDGTLSPQQRAWMRVTRPIGLLDGTALLAAPSDFAKEAIERGLRGAITDALSRRLGRAISLAVKVDSTETVAPVAAPHYVPSPGRVENGAGPEPAPVPRPGPGPMLPPPRPEPTPPLPPHQSVAPKPDDGDDTDEEVDEEGEALAAVHEIWPTFSGQPIAGQPYTAPAQPQTSKTKLNEKYTFDTFVIGASNRFAHAAAVAVAEAPARAYNPLFIWGESGLGKTHLLHAVGHYAQRLFPGMRVRYVSTEEFTNDFINSLRDDRKVAFQRRYRDIDILLVDDIQFLEGKEGTQEEFFHTFNTLHNANKQIVVSSDRPPKRLETLEDRLRTRFEWGLITDIQPPELETRIAILRKKAAQDRLAVPGDVLEFIASRVEANIRELEGALIRVTAFASLNQQPVDAGLAEIVLRDLIPDSHAPEITAPTIMGVISEFFDVTLDDLCGPGKTKALATARQIAMYLCRELTDMSLPKIGQTFGGRDHTTVMHADKKIRKEMAERRRIYDQVQELTSRIKQRARQ, translated from the coding sequence GTGTCGGAGCACCAGCACAATCTGGGCGTCATCTGGGAACAGGTGGTACGCGAACTGTCCGACGGGACCCTGTCCCCCCAGCAGCGCGCCTGGATGCGCGTGACCCGCCCGATCGGCCTGCTCGACGGCACCGCGCTCTTGGCGGCCCCCAGCGACTTCGCGAAGGAAGCGATCGAACGCGGGCTCCGCGGCGCGATCACCGACGCGCTCTCCCGGCGGCTCGGCCGCGCCATCTCGCTCGCGGTGAAGGTCGACAGCACCGAAACGGTCGCCCCCGTCGCCGCCCCCCACTACGTGCCGTCACCCGGCCGAGTGGAAAACGGTGCCGGCCCGGAGCCGGCGCCCGTCCCGCGGCCGGGGCCTGGTCCGATGCTGCCGCCGCCGCGTCCCGAGCCCACGCCGCCGCTGCCCCCGCACCAGTCCGTCGCGCCGAAGCCCGACGACGGTGACGACACGGACGAAGAGGTCGACGAAGAGGGCGAAGCGCTCGCCGCCGTCCACGAGATCTGGCCGACGTTCTCCGGCCAGCCGATCGCCGGCCAGCCCTACACCGCGCCGGCGCAGCCGCAGACGTCGAAGACGAAGCTGAACGAGAAGTACACCTTCGACACTTTCGTCATCGGTGCGTCCAACCGCTTCGCGCACGCGGCCGCGGTCGCCGTCGCCGAAGCGCCGGCCCGCGCGTACAACCCGCTCTTCATCTGGGGTGAGTCCGGGCTCGGCAAGACGCACCTGCTGCACGCGGTCGGCCACTACGCGCAACGGCTCTTCCCGGGCATGCGCGTCCGGTACGTCTCGACCGAAGAGTTCACGAACGACTTCATCAACTCGCTGCGAGACGACCGCAAGGTCGCGTTCCAGCGGCGCTACCGCGACATAGACATCCTCCTCGTCGACGACATCCAGTTCCTGGAGGGCAAGGAAGGTACGCAGGAAGAGTTCTTCCACACCTTCAACACCCTCCACAACGCGAACAAGCAGATCGTCGTCAGCTCCGACCGGCCGCCCAAGCGCCTCGAGACGCTGGAGGACCGGCTGCGGACGCGGTTCGAGTGGGGCCTGATCACCGACATCCAGCCGCCCGAGCTCGAGACGCGCATCGCGATCCTCCGCAAGAAGGCGGCGCAGGACAGGCTGGCGGTGCCGGGCGACGTCCTGGAGTTCATCGCCTCGCGCGTCGAGGCGAACATCCGGGAGCTCGAGGGCGCGCTCATCCGCGTCACCGCGTTCGCGTCGCTGAACCAGCAGCCGGTGGACGCCGGCCTGGCGGAGATCGTGCTGCGGGACCTCATCCCCGACTCGCACGCCCCGGAGATCACCGCGCCGACCATCATGGGCGTCATCTCCGAGTTCTTCGACGTGACGCTCGACGACCTGTGCGGCCCCGGCAAGACGAAGGCGCTCGCCACCGCCCGCCAGATCGCGATGTACCTCTGCCGCGAGCTCACCGACATGTCGCTCCCGAAGATCGGGCAGACGTTCGGCGGCCGCGACCACACGACGGTCATGCACGCGGACAAGAAGATCCGCAAGGAGATGGCCGAGCGCCGGCGGATCTACGACCAGGTGCAGGAGCTGACGTCGCGCATCAAGCAGCGCGCCCGCCAGTAG
- the rpmH gene encoding 50S ribosomal protein L34, whose amino-acid sequence MSKGKRTFQPNNRRRAKTHGFRLRMRTRAGRAILAGRRRKGRAALSA is encoded by the coding sequence GTGAGCAAGGGTAAGCGCACCTTCCAGCCGAACAACCGCCGCCGCGCGAAGACCCACGGGTTCCGCCTGCGCATGCGGACCCGCGCCGGCCGGGCCATCCTGGCGGGCCGCCGTCGCAAGGGCCGCGCCGCGCTGTCCGCCTGA
- the rsmG gene encoding 16S rRNA (guanine(527)-N(7))-methyltransferase RsmG has protein sequence MSLDQAAVAVRAAAERVFGERVDQAAGYVELLECHGVERGLIGPREVERLWERHVLNSAVIGEQMPEGARVVDVGSGAGLPGVPLAIARPDLDIVLLEPMARRVDWLAEVAEKLELPITIVRGRAEERPVREQLGDADIVTARAVAPLARLADWCLPLVRPDGFLVALKGASAADEIQRDGAAIRKAGGADPLIVECGAAVLEVPSTVVKIRRLPTAVKPKARSRKR, from the coding sequence GTGAGCTTGGATCAGGCCGCGGTGGCGGTGCGCGCCGCGGCGGAGCGAGTGTTCGGTGAGCGCGTGGACCAAGCCGCTGGGTACGTCGAACTCCTGGAGTGCCACGGAGTCGAGCGCGGGCTGATCGGGCCGCGGGAGGTCGAGCGGCTGTGGGAGCGGCACGTCCTCAACTCGGCCGTCATCGGAGAGCAGATGCCCGAAGGGGCCCGCGTCGTCGATGTCGGGTCGGGTGCCGGGCTTCCGGGAGTACCGCTCGCGATCGCGCGACCGGACCTCGATATCGTCTTGCTCGAACCGATGGCCCGCCGGGTGGACTGGCTGGCCGAGGTGGCCGAGAAGCTGGAACTCCCGATCACCATCGTCCGTGGACGCGCGGAGGAGCGGCCTGTGCGTGAGCAGCTCGGTGACGCGGACATCGTCACCGCTCGCGCGGTCGCCCCGCTCGCCCGGCTTGCGGACTGGTGCCTGCCGCTCGTCCGTCCCGACGGCTTCCTGGTCGCCCTCAAGGGCGCCAGCGCGGCGGACGAAATCCAGCGGGACGGTGCCGCCATTCGCAAGGCCGGCGGGGCCGACCCACTGATTGTCGAATGCGGTGCCGCAGTACTAGAGGTCCCCAGCACGGTCGTGAAGATCCGTCGCCTCCCGACGGCAGTCAAGCCGAAGGCGCGGAGCAGGAAGCGTTAA
- the yidD gene encoding membrane protein insertion efficiency factor YidD gives MRATPEHDSAHDHFDDGAAETASPRPGPVAWVLLLPIKLYRKAISPFLPPACRFYPSCSAYAVEALTRHGAAGGSYLALRRLLRCGPWTPPGRDPVPEKFSWRYRRPETPIEE, from the coding sequence ATGCGAGCCACCCCCGAGCACGACTCAGCGCACGACCACTTCGATGACGGCGCTGCGGAGACCGCGTCCCCGCGGCCCGGCCCCGTCGCCTGGGTCCTGCTGCTCCCCATCAAGCTCTACCGCAAGGCGATCTCGCCCTTCCTCCCGCCGGCTTGCCGGTTCTACCCGAGCTGCAGCGCGTACGCAGTCGAAGCCCTGACGCGGCATGGCGCCGCCGGTGGCTCCTACCTCGCGCTGCGCCGGCTGCTGCGCTGCGGCCCGTGGACCCCGCCCGGCCGCGACCCGGTACCCGAGAAGTTCTCGTGGCGCTACCGCAGACCTGAAACACCGATCGAGGAGTAG
- a CDS encoding aminotransferase-like domain-containing protein, with product MTENRPSKPHSGRQNLDPHLERYAARTAGMTASEIRALFAVASRPEVVSLAGGMPNLAALPLDTLSAQVAEIISEDGLVALQYGSAHGVPVLREQICEIMALEGIKAHPDDVVVTVGSQMGLDMVTRLFCDPGDVVIAEGPSYVGALGSFAAYQAQVVHVEMDDHGLVPELLREALDRTEKAGRRVKFLYTIPNFHNPAGVTLAVERRAEILEICRTHGVLVVEDNPYGLLGFDGQTYPALRSTDPDNVVYLGSFSKTFASGLRVGWVLAPHAVREKLVLAAESATLCPPTFNQMIVSRYLATHDWKGQIKKFRENYRERRDAILSALDQHLPPGCSWTKPDGGFYVWVTVPEGVDTKAMLPRAVTARVAYASGTGFYADGFGSRQMRLSYCYPTPERIREGVRRLAAVLESEMDLARTFGNVSARQIQGPQNPSPDTV from the coding sequence ATGACCGAGAACCGCCCCAGCAAGCCGCACAGCGGCCGCCAGAACCTCGACCCGCACCTCGAGCGGTACGCCGCGCGCACCGCCGGGATGACCGCTTCCGAGATCCGGGCGCTGTTCGCGGTGGCCAGCCGGCCCGAGGTGGTCTCGCTGGCCGGCGGCATGCCGAACCTGGCGGCGCTCCCGCTCGACACGCTGTCGGCGCAGGTGGCGGAGATCATCTCCGAGGACGGGCTCGTCGCCCTGCAGTACGGCTCGGCGCACGGCGTTCCGGTGCTGCGCGAGCAGATCTGCGAAATCATGGCCCTCGAGGGCATCAAGGCACACCCGGACGACGTCGTCGTGACCGTCGGCTCCCAGATGGGCCTGGACATGGTCACGCGCCTGTTCTGCGACCCGGGCGACGTCGTGATCGCCGAAGGCCCGTCGTACGTCGGCGCGCTGGGCTCGTTCGCCGCCTACCAGGCGCAGGTCGTGCACGTGGAGATGGACGACCACGGCCTGGTGCCGGAGCTCCTGCGCGAGGCGCTCGACCGGACGGAGAAGGCCGGCCGCCGGGTCAAGTTCCTGTACACGATCCCGAACTTCCACAACCCCGCCGGCGTCACGCTGGCCGTCGAGCGCCGCGCGGAGATCCTCGAGATCTGCCGCACCCACGGCGTCCTCGTCGTCGAAGACAACCCCTACGGGTTGCTCGGGTTCGACGGCCAGACCTACCCGGCGCTGCGCTCGACCGACCCCGACAACGTCGTGTACCTCGGCTCGTTCTCGAAGACGTTCGCCTCCGGCCTGCGGGTCGGCTGGGTGCTCGCGCCGCACGCCGTGCGCGAAAAGCTCGTCCTGGCCGCGGAGTCGGCGACGCTGTGCCCGCCGACGTTCAACCAGATGATCGTGTCGCGCTACCTGGCCACGCACGACTGGAAGGGCCAGATCAAGAAGTTCCGCGAGAACTACCGCGAGCGGCGCGACGCGATCCTGTCCGCGCTCGACCAGCACCTGCCCCCGGGGTGCTCCTGGACCAAGCCGGACGGCGGGTTCTACGTCTGGGTGACGGTGCCGGAGGGCGTCGACACGAAGGCGATGCTGCCGCGGGCGGTGACCGCACGGGTGGCGTACGCGTCCGGAACCGGCTTCTACGCCGACGGTTTCGGCAGCCGCCAGATGCGGCTGTCCTACTGCTATCCGACGCCGGAGCGGATCCGCGAGGGCGTCCGGCGGCTGGCCGCCGTGCTGGAGTCCGAAATGGACCTGGCGCGCACCTTCGGTAACGTGAGCGCGCGCCAGATCCAGGGGCCGCAGAACCCGTCCCCCGACACGGTCTGA
- the rnpA gene encoding ribonuclease P protein component, producing the protein MLPAAARLRRSEDFRVVLRRGSRAGRRRLVVHALTTDPSGAVDVSSAARAGFVVSKAVGNSVVRHRVTRRLRHLVSARLGTLPPGSALVVRALPPSATASSAELGADLDAALRRLGLSSSRRPAGDAPRPTRPADAAPDHGSAV; encoded by the coding sequence GTGCTGCCGGCTGCCGCACGTCTGCGGCGGAGTGAGGACTTCCGCGTGGTTCTCCGTCGGGGGTCCAGGGCAGGCAGGCGTCGCCTCGTCGTCCACGCGCTGACCACGGACCCGTCCGGGGCCGTCGACGTTTCGTCGGCGGCCAGGGCGGGTTTTGTGGTGAGCAAGGCCGTCGGGAACTCGGTGGTCCGCCACCGGGTCACCCGCCGGTTGCGTCATCTCGTTTCGGCTCGGCTCGGAACCCTTCCCCCTGGCAGTGCGTTGGTCGTACGGGCATTGCCGCCGTCCGCGACCGCGTCCAGCGCGGAGCTCGGAGCCGATCTCGACGCCGCACTGCGTCGGCTGGGACTGTCGTCGTCGCGCCGTCCGGCCGGGGATGCCCCGCGCCCGACGCGTCCCGCGGACGCGGCCCCCGACCATGGATCAGCGGTGTGA
- a CDS encoding D-alanine--D-alanine ligase family protein, translating to MVDRTVAVLAGGLSHERDVSLRSGRRLSAALKSEGLGIEEWDTDAGLLERLRTQRPDAVVVALHGGEGENGSVQTVLEMLDVPFVGTGSQGCRRAWDKPTAKALIENAGFTTPGWVVLPHSTFRELGAQAVLDAMVERLGLPLILKPDQGGSALGTQVVREAAELPAAMVGCFAYGDTVLAERFVDGVEVAVTVIEGENGPEALPAVEIVPESGVYDYTARYTAGLTDFFTPARLDDAAEKAAAELAVAAHRVLGLRDISRTDAIVTAGGTVHFLEVNPSPGLTETSTVPMAIEAAGKSLGTVFAELIGRAISR from the coding sequence GTGGTCGACCGTACCGTTGCCGTGCTCGCCGGCGGGCTCTCGCACGAACGCGACGTCTCGCTGAGGTCCGGGCGGCGGCTCTCCGCGGCGCTCAAGTCCGAAGGCCTCGGCATCGAGGAGTGGGACACCGACGCGGGGCTGCTGGAACGCCTGCGCACCCAGCGCCCGGACGCGGTGGTCGTCGCGCTGCACGGCGGCGAGGGTGAGAACGGCTCGGTGCAGACGGTGCTGGAGATGCTGGACGTGCCGTTCGTCGGCACCGGCTCCCAGGGCTGCCGCCGCGCGTGGGACAAGCCGACCGCGAAGGCGCTGATCGAGAACGCCGGGTTCACGACGCCGGGCTGGGTGGTGCTGCCGCACAGCACGTTCCGCGAGCTCGGCGCCCAGGCGGTGCTCGACGCGATGGTGGAGCGGCTCGGCCTGCCGCTGATCCTCAAGCCCGACCAGGGCGGCTCGGCGCTCGGCACCCAGGTGGTCCGCGAGGCCGCGGAACTGCCGGCGGCGATGGTCGGCTGCTTCGCGTACGGCGACACGGTGCTCGCCGAGCGGTTCGTGGACGGCGTCGAGGTGGCCGTGACGGTCATCGAGGGGGAGAACGGCCCCGAGGCCCTCCCCGCGGTCGAGATCGTCCCGGAGAGCGGCGTGTACGACTACACGGCCCGCTACACCGCCGGCCTGACGGACTTCTTCACCCCGGCCCGCCTCGACGACGCGGCGGAGAAGGCGGCGGCCGAACTCGCCGTCGCCGCCCACCGCGTCCTCGGGCTGCGGGACATCTCGCGGACGGACGCGATCGTCACCGCGGGCGGCACGGTGCACTTCCTCGAAGTGAACCCGTCACCGGGGCTCACGGAGACATCGACGGTGCCGATGGCCATCGAGGCGGCGGGCAAGTCGCTCGGCACGGTGTTCGCCGAACTGATCGGCCGCGCGATCTCCCGCTGA
- a CDS encoding ParA family protein: protein MNPPPSDSTETTPDVGWTPIAEEAARAARLLHPEEGTLPRPGRRRVLTVANQKGGVGKTTSTVNLAAALAVHGLKTLVVDLDPQGNASTALDVDHRSGTPSIYEVLIGEVTLADAAQPTEQSPNLFCVPATIDLAGAEIELVSMASRESRLKEAISSEILDEIGVDYVFIDCPPSLGLLTVNAMVAAQEVLIPIQCEYYALEGLGQLLSNIELVQQHLNRELRVSTILLTMYDGRTKLADQVTNEVRNHFGDTVLKTVIPRSVKVSEAPGYGQTVLAYDPGSRGAMSYVDAAKEIAERGAQLEKGSST from the coding sequence GTGAATCCCCCGCCGTCCGACTCCACGGAGACCACGCCCGACGTGGGCTGGACCCCGATCGCCGAAGAAGCCGCCCGCGCCGCGCGTCTGCTGCACCCGGAGGAAGGGACGCTCCCGCGTCCCGGCCGCCGTCGTGTGCTGACCGTCGCCAACCAGAAGGGCGGCGTCGGCAAGACCACGAGCACGGTCAACCTCGCCGCCGCGCTCGCCGTCCACGGGCTCAAGACGCTCGTCGTCGACCTCGACCCGCAGGGCAACGCGAGCACCGCGCTCGACGTCGACCACCGGTCCGGGACCCCGTCCATCTACGAGGTGCTGATCGGCGAGGTGACGCTCGCGGACGCCGCCCAGCCGACCGAGCAGTCCCCCAACCTCTTCTGCGTCCCCGCGACGATCGACCTCGCCGGCGCCGAGATCGAGCTCGTCTCGATGGCGTCCCGCGAGTCCCGGCTCAAGGAGGCCATCTCCTCGGAGATCCTCGACGAGATCGGTGTCGACTACGTCTTCATCGACTGCCCGCCCTCGCTCGGGCTGCTGACGGTCAACGCGATGGTCGCCGCGCAGGAGGTGCTCATCCCGATCCAGTGCGAGTACTACGCGCTGGAAGGGCTCGGGCAGCTGCTGAGCAACATCGAACTCGTGCAGCAGCACCTCAACCGCGAGCTCCGCGTCTCGACGATCCTCCTCACCATGTACGACGGCCGGACCAAGCTGGCCGACCAGGTGACGAACGAGGTGCGGAACCACTTCGGCGACACGGTCCTCAAGACGGTCATCCCCCGCAGCGTGAAGGTCTCCGAGGCGCCCGGGTACGGCCAGACCGTCCTCGCATACGATCCCGGTTCGCGCGGTGCGATGAGCTACGTCGACGCGGCGAAGGAGATCGCCGAGCGTGGCGCACAGTTGGAGAAGGGTAGTTCTACATGA
- a CDS encoding Jag family protein yields the protein MSETIDTIDTDQDDVTPEPAADEAGEQKAGSGDDVLVQEGDIAGDYLERLLDLLDYDGDIDLDVEAGRAIVSIDGGEDLEKLVGPRGTVLEALQELTRLAVQQETGSRSRLMLDIAGWRADRREELRELGRSTAESVLQSGERVRLQPMSPFERKVVHDAVATVEGVTSESEGEDPKRRVVIFPES from the coding sequence ATGTCGGAGACGATCGACACGATCGACACCGATCAGGACGACGTGACCCCGGAGCCGGCCGCCGACGAGGCGGGTGAGCAGAAGGCGGGAAGTGGCGACGACGTCCTCGTGCAGGAGGGTGACATCGCCGGTGACTACCTCGAGCGGCTGCTCGATCTGCTCGACTACGACGGCGACATCGACTTGGACGTCGAAGCGGGCCGCGCGATCGTGAGCATCGACGGCGGGGAAGACCTCGAGAAGCTCGTCGGTCCCCGCGGCACGGTGCTCGAGGCGCTGCAGGAGCTGACCCGCCTGGCGGTCCAGCAGGAGACCGGATCCCGCAGCCGGCTGATGCTGGACATCGCGGGCTGGCGCGCGGACCGCCGGGAGGAGCTGCGGGAGCTCGGCCGCTCGACGGCGGAGTCGGTCCTGCAGAGCGGCGAGCGGGTGCGGCTGCAGCCGATGAGCCCGTTCGAGCGCAAGGTGGTCCACGACGCGGTGGCGACCGTCGAAGGTGTCACGAGCGAGAGCGAGGGCGAGGACCCGAAGCGCCGCGTGGTGATCTTCCCGGAGTCCTGA